Proteins encoded in a region of the Rutidosis leptorrhynchoides isolate AG116_Rl617_1_P2 chromosome 9, CSIRO_AGI_Rlap_v1, whole genome shotgun sequence genome:
- the LOC139868985 gene encoding uncharacterized protein, translated as MKDGDTDFGPKPVKVFDELINHKDAHDIISLAWSKKVDSWNPDSIFRNKLKIVKQDLRKWFSTSPNKLKTEIDEITKKITEWEFRAETNNLTDEQILEWQKDREIFLSKEKTRMEMLKQKARCKWALEGDENSKFFHSTIRRLQNKNNIHGVNINGIWSNNLSSIKSEAHSHFKKLFTKSQNDKYLLDTWNGSSITQDEAVNLESPFSENEILETVKSCGQDKAPGPGGFNLIFYSKYWDIIKVIF; from the coding sequence ATGAAAGACGGGGACACAGATTTCGGCCCCAAACCGGTCAAAGTGTTCGACGAATTAATAAACCATAAAGACGCTCATGATATCATTAGTCTAGCTTGGTCTAAAAAAGTCGACAGTTGGAATCCTGACAGTATTTTTCGAAACAAACTAAAGATAGTGAAACAGGACCTACGCAAATGGTTTTCCACTTCCCCAAATAAACTGAAAACTGAAATCGATGAGATCACAAAAAAAATCACAGAGTGGGAATTTAGAGCCGAAACCAATAATCTTACTGATGAGCAAATCCTAGAATGGCAAAAGGACCGTGAAATATTTCTATCAAAAGAAAAAACTCGAATGGAAATGCTTAAGCAAAAAGCGAGATGTAAATGGGCACTCGAAGGGGATGAGAATAGCAAATTCTTCCATTCTACCATCCGTAGActacaaaataaaaataacatacatGGCGTAAATATAAACGGAATTTGGTCAAACAACCTGAGTTCCATCAAATCTGAAGCTCACTCGCACTTTAAAAAGCTTTTTACCAAATCTCAAAACGACAAATATCTTCTTGACACTTGGAACGGCTCCTCCATTACACAAGATGAAGCCGTGAACCTGGAATCCCCATTCTCCGAAAATGAAATCCTTGAGACGGTTAAGAGTTGTGGGCAAGATAAGGCCCCGGGACCCGGCGGTTTCAATTTAATATTCTACTCCAAATATTGGGATATAATAAAGGTGATCTTCTAA
- the LOC139868986 gene encoding uncharacterized protein — MLEALASYDNWIWHAFFGVAGSNNDLNVLNASNLFNSMLNEETEDIPFTVNGVEYKRGYYLADGIYPGWASFVKAFSSANDEKRKYFSKKQAAARKDVERTFDNCFALTENDWVYEPVHNMQTTWIERCETYRRRTKELRDREVHEGLRSDLVEHVWANCETSESETESD; from the exons ATGCTAGAAGCTTTAGCCTCATATGATAACTGGATTTGGCATGCTTTCTTTGGAGTTGCGGGTTCAAACAACGACTTAAACGTCTTGAACGCTAGTAATCTCTTCAACTCAATGCTTAATGAAGAAACAGAAGATATTCCTTTTACTGTAAATGGGGTCGAGTACAAAAGAGGATATTATCTAGCGGACGGTATATATCCCGGGTGGGCATCATTTGTTAAGGCGTTTTCAAGTGCAAATGATGAAAAACGCAAGTACTTTTCGAAGAAACAAGCAGCGGCACGCAAGGATGTTGAGAGGACTTTTG ATAATTGTTTTGCTCTAACTGAAAATGATTGGGTTTACGAACCCGTTCATAATATGCAAACAACTTGGATCGAGAGGTGCGAAACTTACAGGAGGAGGACGAAAGAATTACGAGATAGGGAAGTGCATGAGGGCCTACGATCGGATTTGGTTGAACATGTATGGGCTAATTGTGAGACGTCGGAGTCAGAGACGGAGTCGGATTAA